The Alosa sapidissima isolate fAloSap1 chromosome 8, fAloSap1.pri, whole genome shotgun sequence genome contains a region encoding:
- the dgcr6 gene encoding protein DGCR6, with protein MDTYPSASDQCVDSTKQQERHYYLLSELQSLVKDLPSSFQQRLSYTTLSDLALALIDGAVYEIVQGLLDIQHLTEKNLFNQRQKLHTEHRILKQDLTRKHKQALQVCKSHNLALLKATQRTETEALELRVREEQRMMDEKIIAEIDQKVLDQQNTLEKAGVPGFYITNNPQEVTIQMNLLELVLKLQQKETQSGTLP; from the exons ATGGATACATACCCCAGTGCCTCCGATCAGTGCGTCGACTCCACGAAACAGCAAGAGCGTCATTACTACCTGCTGTCCGAACTCCAGAGCCTTGTCAAAGACCTCCCGAG CTCCTTCCAGCAGCGTCTGTCCTACACCACGCTGAGTGATCTGGCTCTTGCGCTCATCGACGGCGCTGTGTACGAGATCGTCCAGGGCCTGCTCGACATCCAGCACCTGACGGAGAAGAATCTCTTCAACCAGAGACAGAAGCTGCACACAGAGCACAGAA TACTCAAACAGGATTTGACACGAAAGCACAAGCAAGCACTGCAGGTCTGCAAGTCTCACAACCTGGCCCTCCTGAAAGCAACCCAGCGGACAGAGACGGAG GCTCTGGAACTGCGTGTGAGGGAGGAGCAAAGGATGATGGACGAGAAGATCATCGCTGAGATCGACCAGAAGGTCTTGGACCAGCAGAACACGCTGGAGAAGGCTGGTGTGCCCGGCTTCTACATCACCAACAACCCACAG GAAGTGACCATCCAGATGAACCTGCTGGAGTTGGTCCTGAAGCTCCAGCAGAAGGAGACGCAGTCAGGAACTCTGCCCTGA